A genome region from Coffea arabica cultivar ET-39 chromosome 7e, Coffea Arabica ET-39 HiFi, whole genome shotgun sequence includes the following:
- the LOC113700928 gene encoding uncharacterized protein, with amino-acid sequence MTKKTTLCSKLYMPLKDYPTFNLEKAVCNHGFFMMAPNVWDPSTKQFTRPLRLADSVNSVKVTISQPHDCSLLLIEVHGMECISDLDKEAIRAQVARMMRLSPKDEKDLQEFQNIHPKFKNMGFGRIFCAPSFFEDVVKSMLLCFCSWQNSLTMAKMLCDLQSELSNGLEDNNSCTQGKGLKRKRNVPEYFPESTAKIQSVRNFPSAKELAGIDVEILKDHCKLGLRAKHIHEFAKDYHRGRYRLRNFEKCASHEELYQKLMKIKGCGAYVSNNVLMCLGFYENVPIDTETVRHLQEVHGRKECTLRNAKAITKQIYGSFAPFQCLAFWFELTRFYETKFGRLSLLPSSRYGIVTGSQCGRKNSEENE; translated from the exons ATGACAAAGAAGACCACTCTCTGTAGCAAGTTGTACATGCCACTCAAAGACTATCCAACTTTCAACTTAGAAAAAGCTGTTTGCAACCATGGCTTTTTTATGATGGCTCCCAATGTTTGGGATCCATCCACTAAACAATTTACACGTCCATTGAGGCTTGCTGATTCCGTAAATTCTGTCAAAGTTACCATTTCACAACCACACGACTGCAGTTTGCTCCTTATCGAAGTCCATGGCATGGAATGCATCTCCGATCTAGACAAAGAAGCTATTCGC GCTCAGGTTGCAAGGATGATGAGGCTGTCACCAAAGGATGAAAAGGATCtgcaagaatttcaaaatattcatccAAAATTCAAGAACATGGGTTTTGGTAGGATTTTTTGTGCCCCGTCATTTTTTGAAGATGTTGTGAAGTCTATGCTTCTTTGCTTTTGCAG TTGGCAGAATTCACTGACAATGGCTAAAATGCTTTGTGACCTTCAATCTGAGCTGTCTAATGGTCTTGAAGACAACAATTCTTGCACTCAAGGGAAAGGATTGAAGAGGAAGCGCAATGTTCCTGAATATTTTCCTGAATCTACAGCGAAAATACAGTCTGTAAGAAACTTTCCAAGTGCAAAGGAACTAGCCGGTATAGATgttgaaattttaaaagatcATTGCAAGTTGGGATTAAGAGCCAAGCACATTCATGAATTTGCAAAAGATTATCATAGAGGAAGATACCGGCTGCGCAACTTTGAAAAATGTGCATCACACGAGGAATTGTACCAGAAATTGATGAAAATAAAAGGATGTGGTGCATATGTTTCTAACAATGTTTTGATGTGCTTGGGATTCTACGAAAATGTTCCTATTGATACTGAAACTGTGAGACACCTACAGGAG GTTCATGGAAGGAAAGAATGCACTTTGAGAAACGCCAAAGCAATCACAAAACAGATTTATGGGAGTTTTGCACCCTTCCAGTGCTTGGCTTTCTG GTTTGAGCTTACCAGATTTTATGAGACCAAATTTGGGAGATTAAGTCTGTTACCAAGTTCGAGATATGGCATTGTAACTGGAAGTCAGTGTGGAAGGAAAAACTcagaagaaaatgaatga